In Chryseobacterium turcicum, a single window of DNA contains:
- the tnpA gene encoding IS200/IS605 family transposase: MANTYTQIYIQIVFAVKGRQNLISKENREELHQFITGIVSNRNQKLFAVFAMPDHVHILVSMSPTFSVSDLVRDLKAGTSKFINEKGWMNGKFNWQEGYGAFSYSKSSVDSVVKYILNQEEHHKKKSFREEYLDFMSKFEIEYDSKYLFEWMD, from the coding sequence ATGGCAAATACATACACCCAAATTTATATTCAAATTGTTTTTGCTGTCAAAGGAAGACAAAATCTGATTTCAAAAGAAAACAGAGAAGAATTACATCAATTTATTACAGGTATTGTTTCCAATAGAAATCAAAAATTATTCGCAGTTTTTGCAATGCCTGATCATGTTCATATCCTCGTAAGTATGAGTCCTACTTTTTCGGTTTCAGATTTAGTAAGAGATCTTAAAGCAGGTACTTCAAAGTTTATTAATGAAAAAGGATGGATGAATGGGAAATTTAATTGGCAGGAAGGTTACGGTGCTTTTTCTTATTCTAAAAGTAGTGTAGATTCTGTTGTAAAATATATTTTAAACCAAGAAGAACATCATAAAAAGAAATCATTTAGAGAGGAATATTTAGATTTTATGTCAAAATTTGAAATTGAATATGATTCGAAATATTTATTTGAATGGATGGATTAA
- a CDS encoding thiolase family protein, translated as MKTAYIVKGFRTAVGKAPKGSLRFTRPDVMAATVIEKLMAELPQLDKNRIDDLIVGNAMPEAEQGLNVARLISLMGLQTDKVPGVTVNRYCASGSEAIAIASAKIQAGMADCIIAGGTESMSYIPMGGYKPVPETEIAKTNPDYYWGMGYTAEEVAKQYNITREEQDQFAFESHMKALKANAEGRFANQIVSIPVEYNFLDENQKMQTKKFDFSVDEGPRADTSLAGLSKLRPVFANGGSVTAGNSSQMSDGAAFVMVMSEEMVKELGLEPEARLVAYAAAGLEPRIMGMGPIYAIPKALKQAGLELKDIDLIELNEAFASQSVAIKKELGLNPDILNVNGGAIALGHPLGCTGTKLTVQLLDEMRKRGNKYGMVSMCVGTGQGAASIFELL; from the coding sequence ATGAAAACAGCATATATCGTAAAAGGATTTAGAACAGCGGTGGGAAAAGCACCTAAAGGTTCACTTCGCTTCACTCGTCCCGACGTCATGGCGGCAACCGTAATTGAAAAATTAATGGCTGAACTTCCGCAATTAGACAAGAATAGAATTGACGACCTTATCGTAGGAAACGCAATGCCCGAAGCTGAACAAGGCTTGAATGTCGCTCGTTTAATCTCTTTAATGGGATTGCAAACTGATAAAGTTCCAGGAGTTACCGTAAACAGATATTGCGCTTCAGGAAGTGAGGCAATTGCGATTGCTTCTGCAAAAATTCAGGCAGGAATGGCTGATTGTATTATCGCAGGAGGTACAGAATCCATGTCTTATATTCCGATGGGTGGTTATAAACCGGTTCCTGAAACGGAAATTGCTAAAACAAATCCTGATTATTATTGGGGAATGGGTTACACCGCGGAAGAAGTGGCTAAGCAATACAACATTACAAGAGAAGAGCAAGACCAGTTTGCTTTTGAATCTCATATGAAGGCTTTAAAAGCTAATGCAGAAGGTAGATTTGCTAACCAGATTGTTTCGATTCCTGTTGAATATAATTTCTTGGATGAAAACCAGAAAATGCAGACTAAAAAGTTTGATTTTTCAGTAGATGAAGGTCCAAGAGCGGATACTTCTTTAGCTGGTTTGTCTAAATTAAGACCTGTTTTTGCCAATGGAGGAAGCGTAACTGCCGGAAACTCGTCTCAAATGAGTGATGGAGCAGCTTTCGTAATGGTGATGAGCGAAGAAATGGTAAAAGAATTAGGTCTTGAACCAGAAGCAAGATTAGTTGCTTATGCAGCTGCAGGTTTAGAACCAAGAATTATGGGAATGGGACCGATTTATGCAATTCCAAAGGCTTTGAAACAAGCTGGTTTAGAATTAAAAGATATCGATTTAATCGAATTAAACGAAGCATTTGCCTCACAATCGGTTGCGATTAAAAAAGAATTAGGTTTGAATCCTGATATTTTAAATGTAAACGGAGGAGCAATTGCTTTGGGTCACCCTCTTGGATGTACAGGAACAAAATTAACCGTTCAGCTTCTTGACGAAATGAGAAAACGTGGAAACAAATACGGAATGGTTTCTATGTGTGTAGGAACCGGACAAGGAGCAGCGAGTATTTTTGAGTTGCTATAA
- a CDS encoding four helix bundle protein: MNDFKRHNFKKLKIWQMGMELSKFTLDLTDTFPAYEKYGLKSQMDRCSISIPSNIAEGSSRTNKSFSHFLDISLGSSFELQTQILLANHRKYLSEEKCETFEIKIEEFQRATMVFQNTLNKD, encoded by the coding sequence ATGAATGACTTTAAGAGACATAATTTCAAAAAGCTTAAAATTTGGCAAATGGGTATGGAATTATCAAAATTTACTTTAGACCTTACTGATACTTTTCCAGCCTATGAAAAGTATGGTTTAAAAAGTCAAATGGATAGGTGTTCAATCTCAATTCCTTCAAACATCGCCGAAGGTTCAAGCAGAACAAATAAGTCTTTTAGTCATTTTTTAGATATTTCTTTAGGTTCATCTTTTGAATTGCAAACACAAATATTGTTGGCAAATCACAGAAAATATTTATCTGAGGAAAAATGTGAAACCTTTGAGATTAAGATTGAAGAATTTCAGAGAGCAACAATGGTATTTCAGAATACGCTTAATAAAGACTAA
- a CDS encoding acyl-CoA dehydrogenase family protein → MSNIVKGGEFLIKEILANEIFSLEELSEEQKMLRDSAKEFIDREVIPHHDRFEKKDYALTEETMRKLGEMGLLGITVPEEYGGLGMGFVSTMLACDYVSGGNGSLATAYGAHTGIGTLPTLLYGSEELKKKYLPDLATGTKFGAYCLTEPDAGSDANSGKTRAKLSEDGKHYIINGQKMWISNAGFADTFTLFAKIDDDKNITGFVINRSELEDPNSLTFGEEEHKLGIRSSSTRQVFFNDMKIPVENMLGERNNGFKIALNALNVGRIKLAAANLDGQRRILNHSIQYSNERKQFGVSISTFGAIRKKIAEMSTGVFVSEAGSYRLAKNVEDKIEELVAGGMDHQQAELKGVEEFAVEASILKVFVSDLTQNTADEGIQIYGGMGFSEDTPMESAWRDARIGRIYEGTNEINRLLAVGMLIKRAMKGELDLLSPAMAISKELMGIPSFEVPDYSELMSEEKAIIANLKKVFLMVSGAALQKYMMDIEKQQHLLLNASEILNQIYMAESAILRAEKHFSADSVEAAMAQLNLYKAIDKIIAAAKEGIVSFAEGDEQRMMLSGLRRFTKYTNSPNVVALTEKVAAHFIQKGHY, encoded by the coding sequence ATGAGCAACATAGTAAAAGGAGGAGAATTCCTAATCAAAGAAATCCTTGCAAACGAAATTTTCAGTCTTGAAGAACTGAGTGAAGAACAAAAAATGCTTCGCGATTCTGCGAAAGAATTTATAGATAGAGAAGTGATTCCGCATCATGATCGTTTTGAGAAAAAAGATTATGCATTGACTGAAGAAACAATGCGTAAATTAGGAGAAATGGGACTTCTTGGAATTACCGTTCCTGAAGAATACGGAGGTCTTGGAATGGGATTCGTGAGTACCATGTTGGCTTGCGATTATGTTTCTGGAGGAAACGGATCATTAGCAACAGCTTATGGAGCTCATACCGGAATCGGAACGCTTCCAACTCTACTTTATGGAAGTGAAGAATTAAAAAAGAAATACCTTCCGGATTTAGCGACTGGGACAAAATTCGGAGCCTATTGTTTGACAGAGCCGGATGCTGGTTCTGATGCAAACTCTGGAAAAACAAGAGCGAAATTGTCTGAAGATGGAAAACATTATATCATCAACGGACAAAAAATGTGGATTTCTAATGCAGGTTTTGCAGATACTTTCACTTTGTTTGCGAAAATTGATGATGATAAAAACATCACAGGTTTTGTGATTAACCGTTCAGAATTAGAAGATCCAAACAGCTTAACTTTTGGTGAAGAAGAGCATAAATTAGGTATTCGTTCGTCTTCTACACGTCAGGTTTTCTTCAACGATATGAAAATTCCTGTAGAAAATATGTTAGGGGAAAGAAATAATGGTTTCAAAATCGCTTTGAATGCATTGAATGTTGGTAGAATTAAGTTGGCTGCAGCAAATCTTGACGGACAAAGAAGAATTTTAAACCACTCTATTCAATATTCAAACGAAAGAAAACAGTTTGGGGTTTCAATTTCGACTTTCGGAGCGATCAGAAAGAAAATTGCAGAAATGTCAACCGGAGTCTTCGTAAGTGAAGCGGGATCTTACCGTTTAGCAAAAAATGTAGAAGATAAAATTGAAGAATTGGTTGCTGGTGGAATGGATCATCAACAAGCCGAACTAAAAGGGGTTGAAGAATTCGCTGTAGAAGCTTCTATTCTTAAAGTTTTCGTATCTGATCTTACTCAAAATACTGCCGATGAAGGAATTCAAATCTATGGTGGAATGGGATTCTCAGAAGATACTCCGATGGAATCTGCATGGAGAGATGCAAGAATCGGAAGAATCTATGAAGGAACCAACGAAATAAATAGACTTTTGGCGGTTGGAATGCTAATCAAAAGAGCAATGAAAGGAGAATTAGATTTACTTTCTCCGGCAATGGCAATCAGCAAAGAATTGATGGGAATTCCGTCATTCGAAGTTCCGGATTATTCTGAATTGATGAGCGAAGAAAAAGCGATTATTGCTAATTTGAAGAAAGTATTCTTAATGGTTTCTGGAGCTGCTCTTCAAAAATATATGATGGATATTGAGAAACAGCAACATTTACTATTAAATGCTTCTGAAATTCTTAACCAAATCTACATGGCAGAATCTGCTATTTTAAGAGCTGAAAAACACTTCTCTGCTGATTCTGTAGAAGCTGCAATGGCTCAGTTAAACCTTTACAAAGCGATTGACAAAATCATTGCTGCAGCTAAAGAAGGAATTGTTTCTTTTGCAGAAGGTGACGAACAGAGAATGATGCTTTCAGGTTTAAGAAGATTTACAAAATATACAAATAGTCCGAATGTAGTCGCTTTAACTGAAAAGGTAGCCGCTCATTTTATTCAAAAAGGGCATTATTAG
- a CDS encoding phosphohydrolase, producing the protein MTKEELLYKAIKIADKAHKGQKDKYHAPYIAHVMRVMEYGKTMDEKIVGVLHDVVEDHPEEFSFEYLRFEGFPEYILFAISCLTKFDPEEVYDDFVKRTERSPLAVAVKLNDLRDNMDLRRVNRELTSKDIHRFNKYLKAYRYLSDKY; encoded by the coding sequence ATGACAAAAGAAGAACTTTTATATAAAGCCATAAAAATTGCCGACAAAGCACACAAGGGGCAAAAAGATAAGTATCATGCTCCATACATTGCTCACGTAATGCGTGTAATGGAATATGGTAAAACAATGGACGAGAAAATTGTTGGTGTTTTGCATGATGTCGTAGAAGATCATCCTGAAGAGTTTAGCTTTGAATATTTAAGATTTGAAGGCTTTCCTGAATACATCCTTTTTGCAATAAGCTGCCTCACAAAATTTGATCCCGAAGAAGTTTATGATGATTTTGTAAAAAGAACCGAAAGATCACCTCTTGCTGTCGCAGTAAAGCTTAATGACCTTCGCGATAATATGGATTTGAGAAGGGTAAACCGAGAATTAACTTCTAAAGACATTCATCGTTTTAATAAATATTTAAAAGCATATCGATATTTATCTGATAAATATTAA
- a CDS encoding DUF2490 domain-containing protein, protein MKFILSLSLLFSLSVFKAQEHISSFNALTLTYKFHPKFFLYAEGQLRGIEDYTYPDYYEIKGGLGYNLTKNHKPFIGLGRYATYKDHAINKEEFRIWLQDVIDFKSGVVKFENRFRAEKSWFYEPQTDKNSERMRYRYRLNVSVPLNAKKIAPGTLFANVYDEIFVVTPMKPSFARNRVYGGLGYQIDENFGVLGGYLWQREFEAKGNKNVHFLYLALNINIDGTDNDNKTYHFPGAD, encoded by the coding sequence ATGAAATTTATTTTAAGCCTAAGTTTACTTTTCAGTTTAAGTGTTTTCAAAGCACAGGAACATATTTCCTCGTTCAATGCCTTGACTCTAACCTATAAATTTCACCCAAAATTTTTCCTTTATGCTGAAGGCCAATTGAGAGGTATTGAAGACTACACTTATCCTGATTATTACGAAATAAAAGGAGGTTTAGGATATAATCTTACCAAAAATCATAAACCTTTTATCGGTTTAGGTCGATATGCGACTTACAAAGACCACGCAATTAACAAAGAAGAATTTCGTATTTGGCTGCAGGATGTAATTGATTTCAAAAGTGGAGTCGTAAAATTTGAAAACAGATTCCGTGCAGAAAAGTCATGGTTTTATGAGCCACAAACTGATAAAAACTCTGAAAGAATGCGATACCGTTACCGTTTAAATGTTTCGGTACCTTTAAATGCTAAAAAGATAGCTCCAGGAACCCTTTTTGCCAATGTTTATGACGAAATTTTTGTAGTTACTCCAATGAAACCTTCATTTGCAAGAAATAGAGTGTATGGTGGTTTGGGATACCAAATTGATGAAAACTTTGGAGTGTTAGGTGGTTATTTGTGGCAGCGAGAGTTTGAAGCAAAAGGAAATAAAAACGTACATTTTCTTTATTTAGCTTTAAACATCAATATCGATGGTACTGATAATGATAACAAAACTTACCATTTCCCAGGAGCAGACTAA
- a CDS encoding TonB-dependent receptor plug domain-containing protein produces MNKNLGTVFFLATFCALNAQVKTLEIDSVEIQGKFIATTYKNANQNISIITRADILSSPATSIDEILQQIPGMDIRRRGANGVQSDVGFRGSNFEQVLILINGIRMNDSQTGHNSLNVPVDLDNVERIEVIKGPSARRFGQNAYAGAINIITKSQIGKSVKISANAGDYETYGFGFNANLGNEKFSNSLQANSNSSQGYRHNTDFEIRNVFYQNQLKIKNGDIRLQAGFSEKKFGANGFYSSPQATEQYEELQASIISVAHQQTFGKLKLNSNVYWRRGQDMYLFNREKPEIYRNMHIGNNVGGEVNSSYQSSLGTTGLGVELRKEFLASNNLGDRERFVTQVFFEHHFSFFDKKLNISPGASWANYSTNGNFFYPGLDVGYTFYQNNKFFGSISKVHRVPTFTDLYYSSKTEQGNVNLTPENAVYAEIGYQYQNKNILAKLSGFYRDSNNSIDWIKNSLQDPVWYSRNIGNKETKGIEVEVGHQVFDWMKYTVGYTYIDNKLKDLNDLNSRYALDNLKHQFVAKLQTKFLKYFTNELVYRYNDRMNLGSYHLLDEKLSFNKKDFSVYALINNVTDSEYTETFGVPMPQRWFHIGFSYNINIK; encoded by the coding sequence ATGAATAAGAATCTCGGAACTGTATTTTTTCTCGCGACGTTTTGCGCATTAAATGCACAGGTAAAAACATTGGAAATTGACTCTGTTGAAATCCAAGGAAAATTTATTGCAACTACCTACAAAAATGCCAATCAGAATATTTCTATCATCACACGAGCTGATATTTTGAGCTCTCCAGCTACAAGTATTGATGAAATTTTGCAACAGATTCCAGGGATGGATATCAGAAGGAGAGGAGCAAACGGCGTGCAGAGTGATGTAGGTTTCCGTGGAAGCAATTTTGAGCAGGTTTTAATTCTTATCAACGGAATAAGGATGAATGATTCTCAAACCGGACATAACTCTTTAAATGTTCCTGTTGATTTGGATAATGTTGAAAGAATAGAAGTTATTAAAGGACCTTCAGCAAGAAGATTCGGGCAAAATGCTTATGCTGGAGCCATTAATATTATTACTAAAAGTCAGATTGGTAAAAGTGTGAAAATAAGTGCCAATGCAGGAGATTATGAGACGTATGGTTTCGGATTTAATGCCAATCTGGGGAACGAAAAATTTTCAAACTCATTGCAGGCAAATTCAAATTCATCGCAAGGCTACAGACACAATACCGATTTTGAAATCAGAAATGTTTTCTATCAAAATCAGTTGAAGATAAAAAACGGTGACATAAGATTACAAGCTGGTTTTTCTGAAAAGAAATTTGGCGCCAACGGATTTTATTCTTCACCACAAGCTACAGAACAATATGAAGAATTACAAGCGTCAATTATAAGTGTTGCTCATCAGCAAACTTTTGGAAAACTTAAACTTAACTCTAATGTTTATTGGAGAAGAGGGCAAGATATGTATCTTTTTAACAGAGAAAAGCCTGAGATTTATAGAAATATGCATATCGGGAACAATGTAGGTGGAGAAGTTAATTCAAGCTACCAATCAAGCCTAGGAACCACAGGTTTAGGGGTTGAATTAAGAAAAGAATTCTTGGCAAGCAATAATCTAGGTGATAGAGAACGTTTTGTAACGCAGGTTTTCTTTGAGCATCACTTTTCGTTTTTTGACAAAAAATTAAATATTAGTCCGGGAGCTTCTTGGGCCAACTATTCTACCAACGGTAACTTCTTTTACCCTGGATTAGATGTTGGATACACATTTTATCAGAACAATAAATTTTTTGGAAGTATTTCAAAAGTTCACAGAGTTCCTACTTTTACAGACCTTTATTATTCAAGCAAAACTGAGCAGGGAAATGTAAATCTGACTCCTGAAAATGCAGTATATGCAGAAATTGGTTATCAGTATCAGAACAAAAATATTTTAGCAAAACTAAGCGGTTTCTACAGAGACTCTAATAATTCTATCGACTGGATTAAAAATTCTCTACAAGACCCTGTTTGGTACTCAAGAAATATCGGAAATAAAGAAACAAAAGGGATTGAAGTGGAAGTAGGGCATCAAGTTTTCGACTGGATGAAATATACAGTAGGTTACACGTACATCGATAACAAGTTGAAAGATTTAAATGACTTAAACTCCCGCTATGCATTAGACAATCTGAAACATCAGTTTGTTGCAAAACTTCAGACAAAATTCCTTAAATATTTTACGAACGAATTGGTTTACAGATATAACGACAGAATGAATTTGGGAAGTTATCATCTGTTGGATGAAAAACTAAGCTTTAATAAAAAAGATTTTTCGGTGTATGCATTAATCAACAATGTAACCGATTCAGAATATACGGAAACGTTTGGGGTGCCTATGCCTCAAAGGTGGTTTCACATTGGTTTTTCGTACAATATTAATATTAAGTAA